The following proteins are encoded in a genomic region of Arachis stenosperma cultivar V10309 chromosome 4, arast.V10309.gnm1.PFL2, whole genome shotgun sequence:
- the LOC130974041 gene encoding uncharacterized protein LOC130974041 yields the protein MPQRTVKKGAAAKRAKTALENNNHNDNLGQEPETAEAVVNNHEEEEENIANDEKSVLSDEKLDDVKNKEEEVKESIDEYEKDEQLDFEDNYPEYEPLEDYNGVDYDEKEIEQDEHQEVRDEVEEECEVVAGEDDISGDEEIEYVYEEVEVDEDDEHNDEEHDHSSRMADAEQKEHPEGVNKRHKQKEFEVFVGGLYKDATEEDLRKVFGEVGVITEVRLMMNPHTKKNRGFAFLHFETIEQAKKAATELKNPVINGKQCRVSPVQDNDTIYLGNICKTWKLEALKDKLRHYGVGNFENLTLVEDSNNEGMNRGFAFLDFSSRSEARKAYTQLQKRDVVFGVDKPAEISFTDSFIDPVDDIMAQVKTVFIDSLPPSWDEDYVRDLLKKYGEIEKIELAKNMPAASRKDFGFVTFGTHAAAVECADSITSSGLGEGDKKAKVKARLSRPLRKGSRKHVSHAAYSSGRNSGILSRPSRARPAPRSLPARMVRRIESHVPPGRPFSVMDRRPVSVRDRRPVMSMSLRSRPVSHLARSSERRLSTSGYPKSSMKRDYGLCEELPPPRSRVAVDYGSRMSSQKHLSYRDYPAHGSRYPELRKGTSRTSAAAPMRSYVDDGYGQRFERPPLSSSHFNHREGHSRDYETLSGSKRTYSVIDDAPPRYADTGARQSRSRLDYEYGGSISQYGDAYGDRLGRSSLGYSNGRSSISTRDSHGMYSSRQSTSYSAGSFGGSDRDLYSASYGGDYISRGSNAGGRSYSSMYSSRGVGGSSSYMSGSRSRSYY from the exons ATGCCTCAACGAACAGTGAAGAAAGGTGCTGCGGCGAAAAGAGCGAAGACCGCCCTTGAAAACAACAACCATAATGACAACCTTGGGCAAGAGCCTGAAACTGCGGAAGCGGTTGTGAataatcatgaagaagaagaagaaaacatagCTAATGATGAGAAAAGTGTTCTTTCGGATGAGAAGCTCGATGATGTGAAGA ACAAAGAAGAGGAGGTTAAGGAGTCCATAGATGAATATGAAAAAGATGAACAGTTAGATTTTGAGGATAACTATCCTGAGTATGAACCTTTAGAGGACTATAACGGAGTTGACTATGATGAAAAGGAAATTGAACAAGACGAGCATCAGGAGGTTAGAGATGAAGTAGAGGAAGAGTGTGAAGTAGTTGCAGGAGAAGATGATATTTCAGGTGATGAAGAAATTGAATACGTTTATGAAGAAGTTGAGGTTGATGAGGATGATGAGCATAATGATGAGGAACATGATCATTCGTCACGGATGGCTGATGCGGAGCAAAAGGAGCACCCTGAAGGTGTAAATAAGAGACACAAGCAAAAGGAATTTGAAGTATTTGTCGGAGGCTTATATAAGGATGCTACTGAGGAGGATCTGAGGAAGGTTTTTGGTGAAGTTGGGGTAATTACTGAAGTCAGGCTGATGATGAATCCTCATACTAAAAAGAACAGAGGATTTGCCTTCTTGCATTTTGAAACTATTGAACAAGCTAAAAAAGCTGCAACAGAGCTGAAAAATCCAGTG ATTAATGGCAAACAATGCCGTGTTTCTCCTGTTCAAGACAATGATACCATCTATTTGGGTAATATATGCAAGACATGGAAATTAGAAGCT CTAAAAGATAAGCTGAGACATTATGGGGTTGGAAATTTTGAGAACCTGACTTTAGTAGAAGACAGTAACAATGAAGGAATGAACCGTGGATTTgcatttttggatttttcatcTCGTTCTGAGGCTAGGAAAGCCTATACACAACTGCAGAAGAGAGATGTTGTGTTTGGAGTTGATAAGCCAGCAGAGATTTCATTTACAGACTCCTTTATTGACCCAGTTGATGATATTATGGCACAG GTTAAAACTGTATTTATAGATTCCCTGCCTCCTTCATGGGATGAAGATTATGTCCGAGATCTTCTTAAGAAATATGGGGAGATTGAAAAGATTGAGCTTGCTAAAAACATGCCAGCTGCCAGTAGGAAGGATTTTGGATTTGTTACGTTTGGTACACATGCTGCTGCCGTGGAATGTGCTGATAGCATTACCAGCTCAGGATTGGGCGAAGGTGACAAGAAG GCAAAAGTTAAGGCTAGATTGTCAAGGCCTCTTCGGAAAGGCAGTAGAAAACATGTTAGCCATGCGGCCTACAGTTCTGGTCGCAATTCTGGAATCTTATCAAGGCCTTCAAGAGCCAGGCCTGCACCACGTAGTCTTCCTGCTCGCATGGTAAGACGAATTGAAAGTCATGTTCCACCTGGTAGGCCTTTTAGTGTGATGGATAGACGGCCTGTTAGTGTGAGAGATAGAAGACCTGTTATGTCTATGTCACTGAGATCAAGGCCGGTGTCTCATCTAGCCAGATCCTCTGAGAGGAGATTGAGTA CATCTGGATATCCAAAAAGTAGCATGAAGAGAGACTATGGTCTATGTGAGGAATTGCCACCTCCAAGAAGTAGAGTTGCTGTAGATTATGGGTCTAGGATGTCCTCTCAAAAACACCTCTCCTACAGGGATTATCCAGCCCATGGCTCTCGCTACCCTGAGCTGCGTAAAGGTACGTCTCGTACTTCAGCAGCTGCACCTATGAGAAGTTATGTGGATGATGGCTATGGCCAAAGATTTGAGAGgcctcctctttcttcttcccaTTTTAATCACCGTGAAGGACACTCCCGTGATTATGAGACACTGTCGGGTTCGAAACGTACTTATTCTGTCATA GATGATGCCCCTCCTCGATATGCTGATACTGGTGCTCGCCAGTCAAGATCACGTTTGGACTATGAGTATGGGGGTAGTATTTCACAATATGGAGATGCCTATGGCGATAG ACTTGGAAGATCTAGTCTGGGCTATAGTAATGGCAGGAGTTCTATATCTACTCGAGACTCTCATGGAATGTATAGCAGTCGGCAGAGCACAAGTTACAGTGCAG GTTCTTTTGGTGGAAGTGATCGTGATTTGTACTCAGCAAGTTATGGTGGTGATTACATATCTCGTGGCAGTAAT GCTGGTGGCAGATCATATTCGTCAATGTATTCCAGCAGGGGTGTGGGTGGTAGCAGCAGCTATATGAGTGGTAGTAGATCTAGGTCGTATTACTGA